Proteins co-encoded in one Eremothecium sinecaudum strain ATCC 58844 chromosome VI, complete sequence genomic window:
- the GIT1 gene encoding Git1p (Syntenic homolog of Ashbya gossypii ADR197W; Non-syntenic homolog of Saccharomyces cerevisiae YCR098C (GIT1)) gives MSKQPIPRHIAHPATRDLPYSFRELVTGWIVHSRKEITIGKGRKAAVAQEMNLVEPPAYPGISTSHAEVTSAELAGSLDSDGREKPEDESQNKWWAIAVTGTGLFSDGYVNSSIGLASTMLAKIYGDQYSKSQAISYITSISFAGTVLGQLSFGYFADRYGRRGSMLVGTLLLIFFTIMTAGAWGVGTSDTNPGGLFEALAVYRFFVGIAIGSEYSTASPAAAEASNAMPVGKRNRYFCLFTNAMIDLGIVLASVVPWVLVNIASERRLTLVWRLTLGLGAVPPLLLFYMRTKYRECEEFRKMRFRNTAPYWRVIKFYWFRLSVISLVWFFYDVSSYSFGTYSSYVVYTITGDNASFAVIFAWNILLNCFYMPGAFLGAIFADYLGPRLTLSLGVGLQTIIGFLMTVFLDGLKKQIAAFVVILGIFLTLGEFGPGDNLGLLASKTVAAPIRGQFYGVAAAVGKVGAFAGAYAFPKLMESAGGRETTRGLQAPFWVSSALCLVSTILTLVFVPPVHQEAVSEEDIKFLEYLESTGYDMTTMGEITVNDSESVFISDTQSASRTAEKKEPVTHVT, from the coding sequence ATGAGCAAACAGCCGATACCCAGACATATTGCGCACCCAGCAACTAGAGATTTACCTTACAGTTTTAGGGAGCTAGTTACCGGCTGGATAGTGCATAGCAGGAAGGAAATCACCATCGGGAAAGGTAGGAAGGCCGCCGTAGCACAGGAGATGAATTTAGTCGAACCCCCGGCATATCCCGGTATCTCGACGTCGCATGCCGAGGTTACGTCAGCAGAGTTGGCGGGCTCACTGGATAGCGATGGGCGGGAGAAGCCAGAAGATGAAAGCCAGAACAAGTGGTGGGCGATAGCTGTTACTGGAACTGGTCTTTTCTCTGATGGGTATGTGAATAGTTCAATCGGGTTGGCCTCGACCATGTTAGCAAAGATTTATGGTGACCAGTACTCGAAATCGCAGGCCATCTCGTATATTACATCCATTTCTTTCGCGGGTACAGTGTTGGGTCAGCTTTCATTTGGTTACTTTGCTGACCGCTATGGCCGTAGAGGGTCTATGCTCGTTGGTACTTTGTTGTTGATTTTTTTTACAATTATGACAGCTGGCGCATGGGGTGTCGGGACGAGTGATACTAATCCAGGCGGGCTATTTGAGGCGCTTGCGGTATATCGTTTCTTTGTAGGTATTGCAATCGGTTCGGAATACAGTACTGCTTCACCTGCGGCGGCTGAAGCGTCTAACGCGATGCCAGTTGGGAAACGTAATAGGTATTTTTGTCTTTTCACAAATGCTATGATAGATCTAGGGATTGTCCTAGCGTCTGTGGTGCCATGGGTCTTGGTTAATATTGCAAGTGAACGTCGGCTCACACTCGTCTGGCGTTTAACGCTAGGTTTAGGTGCAGTTCCTCCACTATTATTATTCTATATGCGTACGAAGTATCGTGAATGTGAAGAGTTCCGAAAGATGCGGTTTAGAAATACTGCACCATATTGGAGAGTAATTAAGTTCTATTGGTTCAGGTTGAGCGTGATCTCCTTGGTGTGGTTCTTCTATGATGTTTCCAGTTACAGTTTCGGTACTTATTCTTCGTACGTTGTATACACCATTACAGGTGATAATGCTAGTTTTGCTGTAATATTTGCGTGGAACATCTTACTGAACTGTTTTTACATGCCCGGTGCTTTCCTTGGGGCCATATTTGCCGATTATTTGGGACCACGTTTAACGCTATCCTTAGGAGTTGGACTACAAACAATTATAGGATTTTTGATGACCGTTTTCTTAGATGGATTAAAAAAGCAAATAGCTGCATTCGTTGTCATTCTTGGAATTTTCTTGACCCTAGGTGAATTTGGTCCAGGTGATAACCTTGGTTTACTGGCTTCAAAAACTGTTGCTGCTCCTATCAGAGGACAGTTCTACGGTGTTGCAGCTGCTGTTGGTAAAGTTGGTGCTTTCGCTGGTGCATATGCCTTTCCCAAGCTCATGGAAAGTGCAGGTGGGAGGGAAACTACTAGGGGTTTGCAAGCTCCTTTTTGGGTTTCATCTGCTCTTTGTCTTGTGAGTACCATTCTAACTTTAGTCTTTGTACCGCCTGTTCACCAAGAAGCTGTTTCCGAAGAAGACATAAAATTCCTTGAATATTTGGAAAGTACTGGCTACGATATGACAACTATGGGTGAAATTACGGTTAATGACAGTGAATCTGTATTCATTTCAGATACGCAATCAGCTTCAAGGACTGCCGAAAAGAAGGAACCTGTTACTCATGTAACTTAA
- the HKR1 gene encoding Hkr1p (Syntenic homolog of Ashbya gossypii ADR200C; Syntenic homolog of Saccharomyces cerevisiae YDR420W (HKR1)) — protein MRLNLVFAFVFLCTGCILASVNEDNEHKVLVRRLKFDGTSPGVSLNLPKDVNIAVHFTKLAEKLTDKEFANFELESSLGYDLEDNVGIEEDVQENLGISLPSFDTPNEFFGESLCISNADNCATPKPTNEAPVALSDLEIPILRPEAAGIASGSMKSGNLSFTTSNSIFRTTTAHELVTPSSVPSIQSENTYCKYSQQDLSAEQIGPVILYTDVKDEVAQPSPTCSDKTSTADANLSTLQKVTLTGITPDEIDSSSKKYIPTEVDISPKSISTTEESKSVQEAATVPKNAALDGYSVINLSSSVYGPNKSYNVPPLLKSGLEHLPEEVKNPNQPAEARRRSQNLLWAAKNNMKGKLPTSGEDAAPYYQNPTSENFVSAQNVVKIARRNDAPKDPIIPDVSVTFSLGFSLDVSPPGLVTNILPSLPVPQLELINSPSPTGKLTSGHNRKQKSPSPSPSPSPSPSPSPSPSPSITPILTPEQGSPPVIPEQTRSSNSYPSPTPAVVSDAPNSIFPNGVDGPDPQSIYPSSADKSEDLVLSSSSIDKDKDIKFNKQDEKGTPVPLISPDDSKSSKTKSKANLTLVPNAGSLDPSLSPLTPSPTPSWLPPSVPTPTPTLSESSTPTPTPTPTPTSSQSSTPTPPLSSSSPSWLPSSSLPSPSSSPSSSSSSSPSSQPSLQPSYSPSPSSPPSSQPSWLPSSSLPSSSEPSSSQLSSSEPSSSQPSPTQPSSTQPSSSQPSSIQPSPTQPSPTQPSPSQPSSTQPSSSQPSSTQPSSSQPSSTQPSSSQPSPSEPSPSQPSPTPSQPSSTQPSSTQPSPTQPSSTQPSSTQPSPTQPSPTQPSPTQPSSTQPSPTQPSSSQPSSSLPSWLPTSPSESDLQSSKSKSLSKSISSTTSSSSSSLLPESDLQVSPLSLSSSSSSSSSSSSPSSLSSPPLSQPSSPPLSPSASPSESRSPSPSPSPIPSPTSLSSAESSSRPISPISPPSIASVSSTIDVLNSSTAKPSDSSGVVPQLSTFSPSSGSDNYTGLPLLSSSSIPSMSKATVDTTSVTSISEPAIESSLRSSIQSRSMDPVITLRPSSLQSISEGSSPSLTSTSLSTTETAPARSGEPFITSYSSSIESTLGNINGMSSESLSYVGTTISPSSKCTGKCGTSDDTVSTTSSQEAIKTGWLPSVIVTESASPSMTVPDDSATSTPSLLPEAITPLTRVNQPPGYEKITIGFRRGLNYAFLVTAPVASAQIFNFLPFVLRYPFLMPDQAKVQLAEIKALEASKSLTSDLGDYALPSRKNSVNSVEPALGDRSIMENGFQAKRHSPDFSEIVVVRIVPFQYSGYIASVAEVYFPEEAIKELQTLILDDNSILYNIPDPTLRQLAKLIDPSIAIYQFSSNSVPGSPKPLPVLPTAHNNTSDDTTIDGNGALELPPYVPISPSISKRLAIFLPVFTVAILIWILIALYSLRRMYRIKKVRNYIALSEKQIPPTLGYFYNHQFNSCLSDLRVPFSEKHDRTTGTGSASTDGSGYGMFIDEDMIITGENTVYSLSQGIAYHVDEDGNFYYAGMDPFPDGVGQDALLGGDNYDLENLVIAEEEMFSSEINSDNVDQDGNIVISGSEASLFPVEKLPEAGDTIESYNNKQYYNMNTVVTGTSIQNVNNVELQTDVPIPPLLDTSDSQFGLNALQGGSEENYDEYMYDGEGESISKINSLGFTEDGERELTPQERSILLQHIQRYASGSNTSGDEDNYEKCYSTMDESDIQSNVLVEDDDNDVSDVMIEEFDELDEEMYRQLSMVNSYGYNNNSNLVAPSYYSYDFFQGQGDSSLTKSSGDIYNSSNTNLLSKKSKQVATYASTSHTSAPGNFIPPTKSAIMNQNMNNTPDSYNTTPAVITTNSDVESSLLRTGNAPANRMSNVNSTLMWNLEKAAPVSTRGSSTSDELGLRILPMSADKNAKSHRHSWKGLMSGVTNPKIFNRSTNVTRVNKKMLGVKKMTISGPISSKNSLGWSTL, from the coding sequence ATGAGGTTAAATTTGGTTTTTGCTTTCGTTTTTCTGTGTACTGGATGTATTCTTGCAAGCGTTAATGAAGATAATGAACATAAGGTGCTTGTGAGAAGGTTAAAGTTTGACGGCACTTCTCCAGGAGTTAGTTTGAACTTGCCTAAGGATGTCAATATCGCTGTGCATTTTACTAAATTAGCCGAGAAGTTGACGGATAAGGAGTTTGCTAATTTCGAGCTGGAATCCTCGTTAGGTTATGATTTGGAAGATAATGTAGGGATAGAAGAAGATGTGCAGGAGAATTTGGGTATTTCTCTTCCGTCATTTGATACGCCGAATGAGTTTTTTGGTGAATCACTTTGCATCTCAAACGCTGATAATTGCGCAACCCCCAAGCCTACAAATGAAGCACCCGTTGCGCTTTCAGATCTTGAGATTCCAATTCTGCGACCAGAAGCAGCAGGTATAGCCTCTGGATCAATGAAAAGTGGTAATCTATCATTTACAACTTCCAATTCTATTTTCAGAACTACAACCGCGCATGAGTTGGTCACTCCGTCGTCTGTACCGAGTATTCAATCTGAGAACACATACTGTAAATACTCGCAGCAAGATTTATCTGCTGAACAGATAGGCCCGGTTATCTTATATACTGATGTTAAAGATGAGGTTGCTCAACCTTCACCGACTTGCTCCGATAAAACGAGCACTGCGGATGCCAACCTGTCGACCTTACAGAAAGTCACTTTAACCGGAATTACTCCAGATGAAATCGATTCCTCATCAAAAAAATATATCCCCACCGAGGTAGATATAAGCCCGAAAAGTATTAGCACCACTGAGGAGTCTAAGTCTGTTCAAGAGGCAGCAACTGTGCCGAAGAACGCAGCGCTTGATGGCTATTCAGTTATAAATTTATCTTCGTCCGTATATGGACCCAATAAAAGCTATAACGTACCTCCGTTATTAAAAAGTGGACTGGAGCACCTACCTGAAGAAGTTAAAAACCCAAATCAGCCGGCAGAAGCCCGGAGAAGATCCCAAAACCTTTTATGGGCTGCAAAAAACAATATGAAAGGTAAGTTGCCTACTTCTGGGGAAGATGCAGCTCCATATTACCAGAACCCTACATCTGAAAATTTTGTTTCTGCTCAAAATGTCGTAAAAATAGCTCGCCGTAACGATGCCCCCAAAGACCCAATAATTCCTGACGTTTCTGTGACGTTTTCTCTGGGCTTTTCATTGGATGTTAGTCCACCAGGACTGGTAACTAATATTTTGCCTTCACTTCCTGTCCCGCAATTAGAACTGATTAATAGCCCTTCTCCTACTGGTAAGCTCACGTCAGGACATAATCGAAAACAAAAATCTCCTTCTCCTTCTCCTTCTCCTTCTCCTTCTCCTTCTCCTTCTCCTTCTCCTTCTCCTTCTATTACTCCTATATTAACACCAGAACAAGGCTCTCCACCGGTTATCCCTGAGCAGACCAGATCTTCGAATTCTTACCCTTCCCCTACACCGGCAGTTGTTTCTGACGCACCTAATTCCATATTTCCAAATGGTGTTGATGGCCCTGACCCTCAATCAATTTACCCAAGTAGCGCTGATAAGTCCGAGGATCTCGTATTATCAAGCTCAAGTATCGATAAGGACAAGGACATAAAATTTAATAAGCAAGATGAAAAGGGCACGCCTGTCCCATTAATTTCACCAGATGATTCAAAGAGCTCTAAGACGAAGTCCAAAGCTAATCTAACACTGGTACCTAATGCTGGAAGTCTAGATCCCTCATTGTCACCGCTAACACCGTCCCCAACACCGTCATGGTTACCACCATCAGTACCAACACCAACACCTACATTATCAGAGTCGTCGACACCGACACCGACACCGACACCGACACCTACATCATCACAGTCGTCGACACCTACACCACCActatcatcatcttcaccATCTTGGTTACCATCATCGTCTTTACCATCTCCATCATCATCtccatcatcatcttcatcatcgTCTCCGTCATCTCAACCATCACTACAACCATCATATTCACCGTCACCATCATCTCCTCCGTCATCTCAACCATCATGGCTACCGTCATCATCTTTACCATCGTCATCTGAACCATCATCATCTCAGCTATCATCATCTGAACCGTCATCATCTCAGCCATCACCAACTCAGCCATCATCAACTCAACCTTCATCATCTCAGCCATCATCAATTCAACCATCACCAACTCAACCATCACCAACTCAACCATCACCATCTCAGCCATCATCAACTCAACCTTCATCATCTCAGCCATCATCAACTCAACCTTCATCATCTCAGCCATCATCAACTCAACCATCATCATCTCAACCATCACCATCTGAACCATCACCATCTCAGCCATCACCAACTCCATCTCAGCCATCATCAACTCAGCCATCATCAACTCAGCCATCACCAACTCAGCCATCATCAACTCAACCATCATCAACTCAACCATCACCAACTCAACCATCACCAACTCAACCATCACCAACTCAGCCATCATCAACTCAACCATCACCAACTCAACCATCATCATCTCAGCCATCATCATCTTTACCATCTTGGTTGCCTACATCACCATCAGAATCCGATTTACAATCATCGAAATCTAAGTCACTGTCGAAATCAATATCATCAACAACTTCATCCTCTTCAAGCTCGCTTTTACCTGAATCTGATTTACAAGTATCACCATTATCACTATCttcatcctcttcatcctcttcatcctcttcatcaCCTTCATCACTTTCGTCACCACCATTATCTCAACCATCCTCACCTCCACTATCACCATCTGCATCGCCATCAGAATCACGATCGCCATCGCCATCGCCATCGCCAATACCATCACCAACCTCGTTATCATCTGCTGAATCATCAAGTCGACCTATATCGCCAATAAGTCCTCCTTCTATTGCAAGTGTAAGTTCGACAATAGATGTCTTAAACTCTTCAACAGCAAAGCCTTCAGATTCGAGCGGAGTTGTGCCTCAGTTATCAACCTTCTCACCATCCTCTGGTTCAGATAATTATACTGGTTTACCATTATTGTCTTCGTCTTCAATTCCTTCTATGTCAAAAGCTACTGTTGATACAACTTCAGTCACTAGTATTTCCGAACCAGCAATAGAATCTTCTTTGCGCTCGAGTATACAATCTAGATCGATGGATCCTGTCATCACTTTAAGACCGTCCTCCTTACAGTCTATTAGTGAAGGTTCCTCACCTAGCCTGACTTCTACATCATTGTCCACTACAGAAACAGCTCCTGCGCGGAGTGGTGAACCTTTTATTACGAGTTATTCAAGTTCAATTGAATCAACATTAGGTAATATCAATGGTATGTCATCTGAATCCTTAAGTTATGTCGGCACAACTATATCTCCATCTTCCAAATGTACTGGAAAATGTGGAACTAGCGATGATACAGTTTCAACAACAAGTAGTCAAGAAGCTATTAAAACAGGTTGGTTGCCGTCTGTAATTGTTACAGAATCTGCGAGCCCGAGTATGACAGTACCCGATGACTCAGCGACTTCAACTCCTTCATTATTACCAGAGGCTATAACACCATTAACAAGGGTTAACCAACCTCCTGGTTATGAAAAGATCACCATTGGATTTAGAAGGGGTCTAAACTATGCTTTTTTGGTTACAGCGCCAGTAGCTTCTGCTCAAATTTTCAATTTTCTACCTTTCGTGCTCAGATACCCGTTTCTCATGCCTGATCAGGCCAAAGTACAACTTGCTGAAATTAAAGCATTAGAAGCTTCCAAGTCACTGACTTCAGATCTTGGTGATTATGCCCTGCCTAGTAGAAAGAATTCAGTGAATTCAGTCGAACCAGCATTGGGGGATAGAAGTATAATGGAAAATGGATTTCAAGCCAAGAGACATAGTCCTGATTTCTCTGAAATTGTAGTTGTTCGCATTGTTCCGTTTCAGTATTCCGGATATATTGCATCCGTTGCAGAGGTTTATTTCCCTGAGGAAGCCATAAAAGAGTTACAAACATTGATCCTAGATGACAATTCCATTTTATATAACATTCCAGATCCTACACTACGTCAATTGGCAAAGCTTATAGACCCTTCTATTGCAATTTATCAATTTTCAAGTAACTCTGTCCCTGGTTCACCTAAACCGCTTCCCGTTCTGCCAACTGCACATAATAATACCTCAGACGATACTACTATCGATGGCAACGGTGCATTGGAATTACCTCCCTACGTCCCAATATCTCCCAGTATTTCAAAACGTCTAGCGATATTTTTACCTGTCTTTACTGTAGCGATTTTAATCTGGATTTTGATCGCATTATATTCTTTAAGAAGAATGTACAGGATAAAAAAAGTTAGGAACTACATTGCGCTTTCAGAGAAGCAGATACCTCCCACTCTTGGTTATTTTTATAACCATCAGTTTAATAGTTGTTTGAGTGATCTCAGAGTTCCGTTTTCAGAGAAGCATGACCGAACTACGGGAACTGGTAGCGCTAGTACTGATGGCAGTGGTTATGGAATGtttattgatgaagatatGATAATAACCGGCGAGAATACAGTGTACAGTCTCAGTCAAGGAATCGCCTATCATGTGGATGAAGACGGCAATTTCTACTACGCAGGTATGGACCCCTTTCCTGATGGTGTTGGTCAAGATGCTCTTCTTGGAGGAGATAATTACGACCTTGAGAATTTAGTGattgcagaagaagagatGTTCTCTTCGGAAATCAATTCAGATAATGTGGACCAAGATGGCAATATAGTCATCAGCGGTTCAGAGGCGTCATTGTTTCCAGTTGAAAAACTTCCAGAGGCTGGCGATACTATTGAGAGCTACAATAATAAGCAATATTACAATATGAATACGGTAGTTACAGGGACATCCATACAGAACGTCAACAATGTAGAGCTCCAAACGGATGTTCCTATTCCTCCACTGTTAGATACCTCTGATAGCCAATTTGGATTAAATGCTTTACAAGGAGGCAGTGAGGAAAATTACGATGAATATATGTACGATGGTGAAGGGGAATCTATTTCCAAGATTAATTCATTAGGTTTTACTGAAGACGGCGAAAGAGAACTGACTCCACAAGAAAGAAGTATTTTGTTACAACATATTCAACGTTATGCATCGGGTAGTAATACTTCAGGCGACGAAGATAATTATGAAAAGTGTTACAGTACCATGGACGAATCTGACATTCAAAGCAATGTCTTAGTAGAAGATGACGATAATGATGTTAGCGATGTTATGATTGAGGAGTTTGACGAATTAGATGAAGAAATGTATCGCCAGTTGTCTATGGTTAACTCCTACGGGTACAATAATAATAGCAACCTTGTTGCTCCTTCATATTACAGTTATGATTTCTTCCAAGGACAAGGCGACTCATCCTTAACAAAAAGTTCAGGCGATATTTACAATAGTTCAAATACCAATCTGTTATCAAAAAAGAGTAAGCAGGTTGCAACATATGCAAGTACGTCGCATACCTCAGCTCCTGGCAATTTTATACCGCCTACAAAATCTGCCATCATGAATCAAAATATGAACAATACTCCAGATTCCTACAATACAACCCCTGCAGTTATCACTACCAACAGCGATGTAGAATCTTCTCTTTTGAGAACTGGTAATGCACCAGCCAACAGGATGTCCAATGTGAATTCAACGTTAATGTGGAACTTGGAAAAGGCAGCTCCTGTTAGCACGCGTGGAAGCTCCACTAGTGATGAGCTAGGGCTGCGTATTTTACCAATGTCAGCAGACAAAAATGCAAAAAGCCATCGGCACAGTTGGAAAGGTTTAATGTCAGGCGTTACGAATCCGAAGATCTTTAATCGCTCCACTAATGTGACTAGAGTAAACAAAAAGATGCTTGGAGTTAAGAAAATGACTATATCTGGGCCTATTAGCAGTAAAAATTCCCTTGGCTGGTCCACGCTATAA